The following coding sequences lie in one Bordetella genomosp. 9 genomic window:
- a CDS encoding DesA family fatty acid desaturase, whose product MDSILHFAAGGVLHASWWQIVVFTLVATHITIMSVTIFLHRSQAHRGLDLHPAVMHFFRFWLWLTTGMVTKEWVAIHRKHHAKCEREGDPHSPMLFGVWKVLFRGAELYREEATNAETMAKFGHGTPDDWLERNVYSRHSLAGVMIMLAIDIALFGAIGVTVWAVQMAWIPFWAAGVVNGIGHYWGYRNYASPDTSTNVFPWGIIIGGEELHNNHHAYGTSAKFSAKWYEIDIGWGYIRVLSFLGLAKVKKVAPKLKLDSDKPMVDLSTLQGVITHRYEVMARYADIVKSAARQELAKLKPARGQDGANGNWATLRRVSRWLHRSEEVLQPEQVAQVDQAIASSEKLSTLVQMRRELGRLWESSSASSEQLLSHLQAWCQRAQQSGIEGLEQFADRLRRYAA is encoded by the coding sequence TTGGATTCCATCCTTCATTTCGCCGCCGGCGGCGTCCTGCACGCTTCCTGGTGGCAGATCGTCGTCTTCACGCTGGTGGCCACTCATATCACCATCATGTCGGTGACGATATTCCTGCATCGCAGCCAGGCACACCGCGGGCTGGACCTGCATCCGGCTGTCATGCATTTCTTCCGGTTCTGGCTTTGGCTGACCACCGGTATGGTCACCAAGGAATGGGTCGCCATCCACCGCAAGCATCACGCGAAGTGCGAACGCGAAGGCGACCCGCATTCGCCGATGTTGTTCGGTGTCTGGAAAGTGCTGTTCCGCGGCGCCGAGCTCTATCGCGAGGAAGCCACGAACGCGGAGACCATGGCCAAGTTCGGCCACGGCACGCCCGACGACTGGCTCGAACGCAATGTGTACTCGCGCCATAGCCTGGCCGGGGTCATGATCATGCTGGCCATCGATATTGCCCTGTTCGGCGCCATCGGCGTCACGGTCTGGGCCGTCCAGATGGCATGGATTCCGTTCTGGGCCGCAGGCGTGGTCAACGGCATCGGCCACTATTGGGGGTACCGCAACTACGCCAGCCCGGACACGAGCACCAACGTGTTCCCCTGGGGCATCATCATCGGCGGCGAAGAACTGCACAACAATCACCACGCCTATGGCACCTCGGCCAAGTTTTCGGCGAAGTGGTACGAGATCGACATCGGCTGGGGCTATATCCGCGTCCTCTCCTTCCTGGGCCTGGCCAAGGTGAAGAAGGTCGCGCCCAAGCTCAAGCTGGACTCGGACAAGCCCATGGTCGATCTCAGCACTTTGCAGGGCGTCATCACTCATCGCTACGAAGTGATGGCCCGCTACGCCGACATCGTGAAGAGCGCCGCGCGACAGGAGCTTGCCAAGCTCAAGCCTGCCCGCGGCCAGGACGGCGCCAACGGCAACTGGGCGACCCTGCGCCGCGTGAGCCGGTGGCTGCACCGTTCCGAGGAAGTGCTGCAGCCCGAGCAGGTTGCGCAGGTGGATCAGGCGATCGCCAGCAGTGAGAAGCTGTCGACGCTGGTGCAGATGCGGCGGGAGCTGGGCCGGCTTTGGGAAAGCTCCAGCGCGAGCAGCGAGCAATTGCTGAGCCATTTGCAGGCCTGGTGCCAGCGGGCCCAGCAAAGCGGTATTGAAGGGCTGGAGCAGTTTGCCGACCGACTCCGCCGCTATGCGGCATGA